The window atggctaccaggtgcccagggcaatgtccccagttagttccttggggcacttgagggtagggaacctgaaatgaacctatcctataaccatactgatgaatatcttgcatatcaccatagaaccttcatctagcgatggatggagatagagacagagacccacactggagcaccggactgagctcccaaggtcctaatgaggagcagaaggagggagaacatgaacaaggaagtcaggaccatgaggggtgcacccacccactgagacagtggggccgatctattgggagctcaccaaggccagctggactgggactgaaaaagcatgggataaaaccggactctctgaacatggtggacaatgagagctgacgagaggccaaggacaaggcacggggttttgatcctacttcatgttctggctttgtgggagcctagacagtttggatgttcaccttcctagacctggatggaggggggaggaccttggactttccacagggcagggaaccctgactactcttgggattggagagggaggagaagaggagtggggggagggggagaggggcgggaggagggggagggaaatgggaggcggggaggaagcaggaaaattttttttcaataaaaaaaataatgtgtttgtgTCACAGGGGTCTTGATCTGTGcttaaagacaaaataacaaaaatcctTACATATAgatcacaaaatcagaaaaatattttatttagaaagaaataacATGTATATTCTTGAGACTTCATTGCAGGTCACTTTTCTTTGTActaatcaataaaatttttatgatGAAAGACCCATGCCAGCACAGGAACCCTGAGCGCAAAGATCATATGGTAGCTATTGTAGTTAATTGAAGGGGACGAGAAAATGTTGCCCCTTTGCTCCACCAGATCTCCTGAAACATTCTGTTAATTTTCCAAGAAATATCTGGGGCTCTTGGCCACTCTTTGTAGGTCTGAGCTTTGGTTAAAGCCAAAGCCATGAAAATTAAGAGGGTGTCACTGAACATAACTATTCAATACATTATTGATAATCAATTTTTAAGCAAATATATTCAGGAAGCTTAAGCATTGCTGCCCTGTGATGGTTTGATTTTCTGCATTATCTTGAAGATCAACTCTCTGCTGTGTATTTccaactttgtttttattcttaaggAACTAATCTTTGCTCATATACTGGGTTACAAAGTGACTTTGATTCCATGCTGGATTCATTATTTGCATTACGAGACAGGAAAATCACAttctagaataaagaaaaaattcagttTCAGACTACAAATGAGtatatatgatacacacacacaagcatttatATACATATCCACATAGAAAGATACATAGATGCATATACATATAGAACAATTTTATAGATACATAGAACTTATAGCTGTTCCAGGATGAGAATAGCACACTATTAAGTTATGCACATATTTGATGTATATCACCTAATCTTCATTTTAACATTCTAACTAAGGATGTGGTCGGAGCTCAGCTTTTGGTTCCATTACTGAAGACATGCATTCAGAGCTGGCTGAGAAGGGGTACATGCAATTATCAAACATCATTGACTTAACATCTTTGAtacaagaaaaaatttaagatcaGAAGGAAGGAAGTACAGTCTAAGATGCTGACTGAATCCATTCAAGTGTGTAATTGGTCTTTACCAAGTCAAGGCTTTTAATGAGACCAGTCTTTGTAGGAGAAAGTAGCCCTACTTTGAAGGGAGGTAGCCAGGCTCCATCATCCTGAACACAGGCAAACTCGGCATAATTTCAGGAAATACATTTAATTTCTCAGAGCCTCAGTTCCTTTGTTTGCAAACGGGAAGGAAAGAAGCAGGTGATGTGTTAGGGTCACCTGTTTCCATGTCCAGATAATCCTCGTCAGCTACTCGGTCACCTTCTACCCCTTCGTTCACTGCCCTATCTCACTGTCCAAACGCCCTGACGTTAACGTCATGGTGACTGATTATCCTGTGTCATTCATGGCAGCATAGGGCAGCACATCCTAGAGGAACAAAGACAAGATTCCCAGAGGCCTCTAGCATACTCACCCGAGAGAAGTCAGAGTGACCCTCTTTCCACCACAGCATGCCAGCGAGCATAGCCAGGCCAAGTTCCAACACACTGAAGATCAGCATCAGTGAAAGGACTCCCTAAATTCAGGAGAGGAGAAGTTGGGGTGACTGAACCAGCAGAAGCCTTGGTGGGAAGTGACTATAGAGAGGAAACCATCTCCACCGTCAGAGAGTGAAGAAAGGACACCATGAAGAAGGGAAATGGATCCCTCCAAACACAGGCTTTGATCAATGCCTGAGCCCTTCATTCCCTGAGGGGAAGTGGATGAAAGCCAAACTAAACCAAAGCTGTTTCAAGCCACTGCTTCTCGCCTGTCTTTGGCAGGGTCCCTGACTACACTGTTCACTCAGTGAGGGGGCAGAGGGGAGTAGTGAGAGCCAGGACAGAGTCAGGGGCTCCTGCTCTTGGCTCTCCTAGTGGGAGGCTGGGCaagtctctgcttctctgtcttctgtctgctcACTTCTCACACGTGTGTCATAATTCGTCCACAGAAACTTGTGAGGGTTAGTGAGGTTCTGACAGTGTAACACCTTTGTAAAGTCAGCATTGATAGAACCTTCTTCCTCGGAGTGTGTTTCCATGGCCTTTTGCGTGATgataaaaggcagagaaacagtCCAGTTTCTACAGTCTGTAACATCACAAACCAATTCGAAGAAGGGCCTATGTTAATAACACACAGCCCATGACTTCTGTCCTGAGGTTCATGAAGACTGCTTGATAGGAAAAAAATGCCATGCTGTAAACTTTTCCGTTGTTCATACACAGGTAGAGATGTGCTAGAGCATGCCTCCACTATCTTGACACTTCCCAGAATATATATTCACCCCactctttgtttatttataaatttattttattcatcctTGACCTTTCCCCTAAGAAATCAAACCAGATAGGGTGAGAGGATTTCAAAAGCTAGGGGAAGACCACTCTTTTCCAAAAGCTACGTGAGCCTTGAGGAATACTCACAGTCAGAACATTCTTGGTGCTAGAGCAGTCGTTGTTGTCGAGGGGGCGGTGGTAGAAATAATGCTCAGTTGGTCTAAGAAGTTTGTTCTGCTCACACTGCTCTGAGGCAGGATGCAAACCAGCCAGGCTGACAGAGATGATAACGATGCCcatgaaagcaaataaaatactCAGGATGTTCGTAATCAGGCTGCCCTCTACCTGAAATGAGCAAAAGGTTTCATTCATACCTCTTTCCCACAAAGTTGCTCCTGTTctcttaatttttcttccttagcCCTGAAGGATTAATAATTTGTTTCTCCATCTCCCTAACTCATAGTTGTTTTCACTAGAAAGAGGAGAGGCCCTagttttccttccttatttttcctAGGCTCCATTTCCTAGATGATATTTGATCAGATCACTTTAACCAGCCTCTATCATGTGTATTGGCCCCGCCAatacataaaacacaaaatgtaaGTGGTAATTGTGTGGATAAATAGGAttacaatgaaaagaaataaaatatttccatggCAAAATCACCCATCACCCATGACTTTTAATGGAACCCCATAATGCAAAACTGGAAAATTCTCAAGACAGTGGGAACAAAGGAGGAAGTGCGGACACCAGGTGTGTTCCCTGTCCCTCAACATTGTCAGTGCTGTAGTTTGGATTTGATGTGGCCTGAGATCCACATATTAAAGACCTGATCCCCAGGCAGATGATGCTGTAAGATCTCAGAGCCTCTAGGAAAGGTGATTGTGGGGACTCTTTCTCAGTGTCAGGTAGACTTTGCAGTCTGAAAAGGCCTAGGATTGGCTGTAACTGGGGCCACATTGGGATGGCTGTAGGCAGAAATCTAGACATGTGACAAAGGAAGTTGTCATTTGTAGAAACAGTGGGGCAGAGAGAAGCAGGATGAAACTCGATGTTGGTAAACTGAGGCCATGGTGCCAGAGttcctttcctttcattgttCTTGAGTACTCAGTTCCAATGTTCACTTTGCATTTCGTCTCTACATTTATAGCgtcagcaaaataaataaacttttctcAATTatgacttcttttcttcctcaacATAGAGAAAGTGAATAATTGTCTAAAGGATATAATTATAGGCAAAAATTTCCAGGGTGTGCCTCAATGTCTTACACTGGAGTGTGACTTAATTTCAGCACACTTATACTTTAGGCCAATTGTATAAACCATTCAGAATTTGTCATTTTTGGGTGCTACTTTGTACAGTGACTAAAGTATAATCCTTGGAATCCTCTAACAACAGCTGCAATCAGAATGTTGGTCTTGTGTTCTAGAATAGACTAGGTTTATTCTAGTTGGCCATCTTCTTTAGGTTCCACACACAGGATGACAAGATCATTCTTGAGCATAGGTAAGTGTCTTTCATTCTTATTCTGTCTAGAGATTACCTATGCCCTTGGTTGCTTTTACCCCTGGAAttttaccatggcaacagaaaagtaatcaATACTCTATGTATTGGAGAGATTGGTTTAGTCAGATCTTAACAAATAAGTCCCTAAGCTGATGATTGCATCATATGGCATTCCATCTCATGACTTCCTGAGTCAAATCCTTGAGGAACGTGAGTTGACTGATGGCTAGGTGAATCTTTACATATCTCCAAAGTTTCTTCCTATAGTTCATCTTTCTTCTCCCAGTGACTTCAGTATTCCTCTAGAATTAGTTAAAAGTAGGTAAAGCTGAATTCTTAGCCAAAACAAATAACTATTGTGACTTTCAGGATTCAAATATTCTGCTTCTTGGTTCAAAAATGCTTACTCAAGCCCAGCAAAAGCATTACCTTTATGGAGATCTAGATAAAAGATGATTCTcatgtgaatattttttctgaGGTTTTCCACGCATTTGAAGTGGTGAGATTATATAGTATATCCACAacaaatacaacttttaaaaataaggaccATAACTTAACTACTGAagagtaaaatttaaaagtttttgtgtTAGACTTTTCATTGTTATGACAAAATACTTCACATATAAAcaacttaaacaacaaaatgtattTCACGGATTCAGTGTCTCATCCCACAAGAGTGGGCTGGTGTGGCAGAACAGAACAGCTCACGGCACGGTGGTTCTGGTGGTCATGGAAGAAGAATGAGAGGATATCTGTGCTAAGCACTTTTCACCTTCTCCTGTCTATTCCATCTGAATCTTTATCCTAAGGGATGACCCTATCACattttggaaatagaaaaaactcAGAGGTGTGCTTTTTAATCTCCAAGGTACTTCCTGTCAGGTCAAGTTGGTGATCAAGATTAATCATTGCAGACTGTTGCCTACTCAATGGAATCATAAGAACATAGTTTTACATGACCTTTGTTGGCCGTGGTCTCAGACATAAGACACACTGTAATTTTGGTCACTGTGATAAGAAGAATGTGCTCTATATAAGGATATGGAGAACCCAGAATCAGCCCACAAATAGAGCAAGATCTTATTTGTAACTTCAGTGTGAAAAGCAGGGCCCTGATGGGTGCTCCCTGGGTTCAACCTCATCAGTTCAGGGTTAAGGCTCTTGTACTCACCAAAAGCTTCATTGACTTTATCTCCCCGATGACTGACAGAATTCCAGAGATGATAAACTGCTCAGACAGGAGGAAAATGCTGTCAGGTCAATTTCTTTATACAAAGTGACGACAGTGTCACTCTCTGGGGCTCATGACAAGCCTTCATGGGAAAAGCCTCAAGGAACAAATGACCAATATTACACTTGGGCTCTCAGAGGAGTCCCTTTGCTCGCATACTATTTAGAAAACACAAGAAAGGTAGATAAGAATAGAATTTTattccattaaaataaataaagagttaaTAGGGGGTAAAAACAGATTTTCTTGATTGGAAAGGGACATTTTGAATTAGATGATTTTTAGTTCCTGAAGCATTGGTCTACAGGGAGCGAGAATGGAAAATAGCTATGGGGTTTGTCCCCTCTTCGTTAAAAGAGCTGTGACACTCTGATTTTCATATGTAAACCAGGCAAACTTCTCTCAGTGACTCTCACTTGAACTTGTTAAAGTATCTTTTTAACAAGCAATTTTCAGTCTGCCAGAATCTTAGGGAGGAGTTTTTCAGCTACCTTCCATTAGGATGTGGGCCCATACTTTCCATTTCTTGTCATGCTCATGGCTGACATCATACCGTCATCCTGGTGTGTAGGTGATGCTGGTGTActaaatgaatttctttttctcacaTTTTTATAATACTTTGAGAGAAAATTGCACTTGTTTTAGTTCTTTAAATAAGGGATGATATTAACAAACACAGAAGACAAGAAATAGCGCTCTCAGTGGCTGGTCCTACAGACTAAGGTAAATGAGAACAAAGGAAGCATAAAGTTGGATAGAGAGAGGCCCTTACCATGGTTcataaaatcaaaattactttcTCTCATccaataaatcaaagaaaattaagAAGCAAACAAGCTTTAGAAATTTAAGAAGGGTAGAAATTTTGTAATTTCTGTTCTCGAAAGTTAAGTAGCCTATCCACATAAATAAATGCCGAGTCTTCATCTCTGTGCTGCTAGGGCCTGTGCATCCCATGCATGCAGTTGACTGCTGAGTTACACCCACGGCTTCGCATGCAGATGCTTTAGATAAAACTGAAAAGCACTAAGAGTCTTTCTAAGGCAAGGGATGCTTAATGATATATAAAGAGCACAAtatggaaaggagagaaaaataaagtcaCTGCCCTGACCTAGAAATCACCACATCAGCCCCTGGTAAGGGGTTAAGTCAGCCGTGAAATGATGTGAGTAGTATGGACATTCAAGGACCCTGAGAGTCTGGCAAGACACTGCTGTCACCTGAACAGTCACCATTCGGTGCTCAGTGaaagattaagaaaatatttgacaaattaaaacttagaatttttcataaaaaaaaaatcctgaccaGCCTTATTGAGAAACCATCATAGTTACCAAGGACATGAAAAGCCTGGGACAATTCAAATGAGGAAGTCTAGTGGAGGCTCTGGagacagtgatgtgggagtgtcttcattctatctgttgctttcattggttaattaataaagaaaactgcttggcctgataggacagaatttagataggtggagtagaccgaacagaatactgggaagaagggaagtaagcCAGATgttatagctctcctctccaagatggatgcaggttaagatccttcccggtaagccaccacaacgtggtgctacactcattaatagaaatggattaatcaaggtgtgagagttagccagtaagaggctagagctaatgggccaagcagtgtttaaaagaatataatttggccaggcggtggtgttGCACggctataatcccagtacttgggaggcagaggcaggcagatctctgggagttcgaggccagcctggtctataagagctagttccaggacagactccaaatctacagagaaaccctgtctcgaaaaaccaaaaaaaaaaaaaaaaaaaaaaaaaaagaatataatttgtatgttatgttgttatttcaggtataaagctagccatgagggcgctgggcgctgggaacgcagcctgccgctcctcatACAGAGGGCATAAGCTagacaggcagctgggagcccGGTGGTGGGAaacggcccacagctccttctacaagacAGAAGAGCTGGTGGAATGCAGGGTCTTTGAATGGAATCTGGGACAAAGGACACTCATGAAAAACTGGTGAAATCAGACAGTGTCTTGGTTTGAGATGACTAAAGCAGAAGTCACTGGAACAAAATGAGGAAAAGATGGAGCTGTGGATgcatcagaaaataaaattcaggaaAGGAAAGATTGTTACTGAGCTGTAATAGGCAGACAGGAAATCACAGTGACAGGAAACCTCACCTCTGCACGAGACTCCTCTACCTATCTAGAGGGGAGCTGTGCTCTGAGAGAAGGACCTTTAAGTTCTCCTGACCCCAGACATGGAGCAGCTTCTGAGGAATTTCCAGTCTATCACCCTTAGTGCATTCAACAAACCAGAGCCTAAGAGTGGAAGCATTGCAGCCTGCATCCTCTGTTCTTGGGCCCACAGAACTCTACTTACACACGCAGCTCCTACAAATGGGTAGGCAGATTTTAACAGGACAGAAATCACTGAGGTAAAGTGTGCAGTGGTTGGAGCCGATGCTAAGATGATGCCCAGACTCAGCACCATCACACCACACATGATCTGGATCGCCTGttgaaagaaaagagatggaagatTAAAACTAGCAATGACAAGTGGGACCTCTCCACTCCTCCTGTGGTGCTCATGAATTGTCGCCTTCTACACTATCACTGTAAGCACACAGACACTGTAATAGCTCTGAGTGAGGGAAGTTCCTTCTGGAGGAGATGTGGCCCTGCCACAGCCTCAGGCCATCTTCAAGTACTTTTGTTCATGAACAACGGGAATGCTCAAGAAATTTCCCAGCATCTCCTGGCTGGTACTAAGTTGTGAGCCCTTAGTTAGCAAGTCTCCTGCTCTTTCTTGTGGGAAGAAGAGTAATCTGAAATTCCTTCTACTCTGAGCACATTCTAATGGAAACCTCTGGGTGCCACATCTCCCAGAATCCAAAGAACACTACACTGAGTCAGCCTCTCTGGCCAGTTCCACAGCCTCTTCAGCCCAGGTGTCCCTTCTAGGGATCCCTAGCCTCTGTAGGAGAAGGACACTTTTGTCTTCCTGACCTCCTTCACCTCACAGACTCACGGTTCTTGTACATTTGGTCAAGCaatcttaaaatttttgttgcATGTACTTCAAAGGAATCCAGATGATGGTATGCCCAAGGCAAGGACAACGGTTTCTTTAAGTTCTTAAACTGGGTAACTCAGAGACTCATGCAGATAGTGTTAGAACAGACAACACTGAGAAACAGCCTTATCTTTCCTCACAGCAAAAATATATGTTCTTTCTCATACCCTTCCTTTACCCCCGAAGAGTGCCTTTAGTATATCTGGAATGAGCACATAGAGGAAATCCAGTGGTCTTTTTGTGCTGCCTCCTCTCCCTAAAGGGGAGAAAAGTATTTCATACTCAGTGAGTATCCAAGAATGTAtctataatattttcaaaaataaaatactaccaAGTactctctaaaaataaaaaaataaattaaacaacaaaatctCTATAACTCATATTTGCAATAAGGGGAAATATTTGTTAATTTGTGGAAAGTCTTAGAGATATAAACAGCTTACTGAGGGTTTTCTACTTTTCTACAGACTATCCTGTGATCATTTTATCAAAACTGAAGGCTATCCATTCCCCAAATCTATTTCTAGTCCTAAGACACAGTGTTTCCTTCTCTGCCCTCCACCCAGTCCAGAATGTTCTGAGTTTGATTTACCGCAATCACTTTGATCTCTGCCTTTAGATATTTCTTCAGGTTGTCTTGCATCTGGTGGGTTGGCTGGGGTTTGTCTGTTTGGGGAAAGTTAACTCCATTTGGTGAAATCACTGTGACAGTCTCCTTGGTCACTACTTGTGGGATCATGATGGAGCTTCCAGGGCTGGAAGAGAAAATGCACTTTGCTCTTAAAAAGAATTGTGCTCATTGTACTATTTTGTTGTCGCCAttgatttgcttatttgtttgactgttttgttttgtttttggttgtttgtatTTGCCTATTTGgttgagagatagagagagatagagagagacagacagacagagacagagagagaaggagagagggagagaaggtatAAAGTTGAATGGGAAGGGAGGATTAGACTATATTgtatgaatttttaattaaaaactaaatgctttactttgaatacaataaaatataaacaaacaaacaaacaaaacattccatGCACCCAGGGtctgcttccacctccagacTGTGAACCTTCCTGTATTCTTGGCCTGTCTTCTGACAGACAAAACTGGTGGTTCCAAAGACAAAACACATCGATTCCTGAGGTCTTTCCCCATGATGTTAGGCCCACCCCACAAAATTTTGATAATAAACACATCATATAAAGAGACAGCATGAATCATCAGGGGTTCCTGGGTCCACACCTAAAATTCAGACAACATTTGTAAAATGGAGCTCGAGCTCTTTTCTCAGTTCTACCAATTTAagtgcattttctttatctgatGACTTTCAACCTCAGGTTACTCTCTGGTCATGAGATATTAAAATTCAGCCTTCATAGTTTTCCAATTCCTGTTATATATCACTCAAAATACTTAATCCTATTTGTCGGTTTTGTGAGTCTAATAGCACCACGTTTAGAATTAGCCTtttatattttgtcatattttagtTGAAGTGATCGTGTAGTGTTtttaatccttgaaaaatattctttctgctaattaataaaatgataatcAGAAAGAAAATCCAGAGTCAAAAGTTAGACGTACATGTGGAAGTAATCCACGCTTTGTTCACTGGCATAAAATCaatgttaaataatatttaaagtacTTATTATTAATCAGTTGCCTATACACAGTTGGGTGCTGTACcccagctctctctgtctctccgtgTTTCCCCCTCTGTCAATGGCAGCCTGTGTCTGAGTCTCTTCAGCATGGAGAAGCAGCTGAATGCAGCGGTATGAGAAGTCTTAGAGTCCTACCCTGAGGTTCAAGGTCAGACCCATGTACCCATTAGTTGGAAGGACCAAGTTGTCAGTGGAATTGTTTTTTGAGCTCAGGTTGATGTTGTACAATACTTTGATCACACTATGACACTCCCAATTCTGCCCAATAAAGTTATGCCTTGAATCTGTGAGCAGATTCAGTGATTAGTCGGCTGGAATTGGCCATAGAGAAGCCAGCAACTTGGATAGAGAtgacacacaggaaggaaagggtgtGGACTTGGTTCTGCCAGGAAGGAAGAGATGTTTCTGAACAAAAAGCAAGGTCAGCTAGCTGCGACTCAGCCGCTGTGTGCTAGCAGGTTTTTACCCCAgtctctgacttctgagtctCATTGGTTAACAGCACAACAGAGATACTTATTCAAACCTCTGTGGAAGTGGCAGAGCCTGGCTGTGGAACTGGAAGCCCTGCCAGGTCATGGCCTTATTGTCCAGCAGGGTGCTGACTGAGGGCTTTGGGGTGGaagatgataattaaaatatcaatagATTAATGAGTAGCAGCTAAGTCAAGAGGAAAACATCAGCTTGGCTCTCTTTGCTCTGTGCTGTTCTCAGCCCTTAGGCTGCCCAGTTAGTGAATGGCCTGAGAGCCTTTGCAGGTGCAAGAGTTCTGCTCCCAATAGTCACATGGCCATAGGTTGGTGACCACCAAGATCATGCAGCTAGAAAGAGCAGGGACAGAGGTAAGCCAGatgcctcttcccttctcccatttaGTTCTGAAGTACCCCAGGGTCTCCAGCACTTTCATGAGTATTGGCAGTTCCCCTTATCGGAGTCCCAAAAAGAGAGTACTGCACAGGCAGAAACCTCGTCTGGATCACCTACCTGTGCCTGTGTATCTCCCAGTCCTTCCAAGCTGGGCCCTCAGGATCCGAAGAGCTTTTCTCTCGGTCTGAATCTTGTTTTCTGTTGGCGAAGTTCTGACTGTCCccagcccttct of the Chionomys nivalis chromosome 8, mChiNiv1.1, whole genome shotgun sequence genome contains:
- the LOC130879797 gene encoding membrane-spanning 4-domains subfamily A member 6B-like; this translates as MIPQVVTKETVTVISPNGVNFPQTDKPQPTHQMQDNLKKYLKAEIKVIAAIQIMCGVMVLSLGIILASAPTTAHFTSVISVLLKSAYPFVGAACFIISGILSVIGEIKSMKLLVEGSLITNILSILFAFMGIVIISVSLAGLHPASEQCEQNKLLRPTEHYFYHRPLDNNDCSSTKNVLTGVLSLMLIFSVLELGLAMLAGMLWWKEGHSDFSRNVIFLSRNANNESSMESKSLCNPVYEQRLVP